A single window of Aspergillus puulaauensis MK2 DNA, chromosome 5, nearly complete sequence DNA harbors:
- the HRD3 gene encoding ubiquitin ligase complex subunit HRD3 (COG:O;~EggNog:ENOG410PFCT;~InterPro:IPR011990,IPR006597;~PFAM:PF08238;~SECRETED:SignalP(1-21);~TransMembrane:1 (n9-17c21/22o769-788i);~go_function: GO:0005515 - protein binding [Evidence IEA]) yields MKNMWLWRFLPLALLFLRVFALEAKGPDDDQYPLSDIARGSQHPPGDAFNSNPPPNEHVQHALKTLREAKIPVTTPTGKPSGVLGYTWHYAQEAFRILFMNGPPSSSGARKHIHPSIAKAVDELTIAAVEDHDPDAMFLLAEMNFYGNFSHHQDFKQAFRWYESLAMWDGNSTAQYMLGFMYATGIGGGAERDQAKALLYHTFAAEAGNTKSEMTLAYRNHAGIGTPRNCDEATFYYKRVADKAIDYQRSGPPGGNGMARESYRWADEEGGVYGQGASVSSSGPNALRGNSAVTEASLEDVLEYLDLMSRKGEVAATLNLGKMYYDGARSLPKNYKKAMRYFKQVTKRYWNKDGSLNPNHPVGIEKAAAKAAGHIGLMYLRGEGVDQNFDTAYAWFKLGLANGDSLCQHQIGLMHLHGYGMPQDAFKASSYFKAAADQDFPASETRLGALFLDQGDVVTATKYFELAARWGWMEAFYYLAELANSGVGRQRHCGLAASYYKMVAEKAEIIHSSFTEANDAYESGDKEGAFIPTLMAAEQGYENAQANVAFILDEQRSLLPLEIILPGAKKPRPSLLRNAALALIQWTRSAKQANIDSLLKMGDYYLSGTGITIDAEKASTCYHTAAEAHYSAQAYWNLGWMHENGVAVEQDFHMAKRYYDLALATNHEAYLPVKLSLLKLRARSAWNSFTNGKINSIREDDEPKPRRTFSEWVAAFIENDEEQDAAYRAQLYKQGEADDDDMLSGDYHRLDDHEDGYYDDLELDIDESVLEGLIILSLAATLMVLVYLRQQRNNRQRPNDNQNANAAGQANGNDRGFFPRPGEPEFAQWVAGGVGH; encoded by the exons ATGAAGAACATGTGGTTATGGCGCTTCCTGCCCTTGGCGCTAT TATTTCTGCGAGTATTCGCTCTCGAAGCCAAGGGACCTGACGATGATCAATATCCGCTCTCAGACATCGCCCGGGGGTCACAGCACCCCCCCGGCGATGCCTTCAACTCCAACCCTCCTCCAAACG AGCATGTCCAACATGCGCTCAAGACGCTCCGTGAAGCTAAGATACCCGTGACTACCCCTACAGGAAAGCCGTCTGGTGTGCTCGGCTACACCTGGCATTACGCCCAAGAAGCATTCCGAATCCTATTCATGAACGGACCCCCATCAAGTAGCGGCGCACGAAAGCATATTCACCCGAGTATCGCCAAAGCTGTCGATGAACTCACGATTGCGGCGGTAGAGGATCACGACCCTGATGCGATGTTCCTTCTCGCCGAAATGAACTTCTACGGCAAtttctcccaccaccaggacTTTAAGCAGGCGTTTCGCTGGTATGAGAGCTTGGCCATGTGGGATGGAAACAGTACGGCACAGTACATGCTTGGTTTCATGTATGCTACGGGGATTGGCGGCGGGGCTGAACGCGACCAAGCCAAGGCGTTGTTATACCACACTTTTGCCGCAGAGGCGGGGAATACCAAGTCGGAAATGACTCTTGCCTATCGAAACCATGCCGGTATTGGCACTCCCAGAAATTGCGACGAAGCAACCTTTTACTACAAGCGCGTGGCGGATAAAGCTATTGATTACCAGCGATCTGGGCCACCTGGTGGCAACGGTATGGCTCGTGAATCATACCGCTGGGCTGACGAAGAGGGCGGAGTTTACGGCCAAGGTGCTAGTGTATCTAGCTCCGGCCCCAATGCGCTGCGTGGTAACTCAGCTGTTACCGAGGCCAGTCTTGAAGATGTTTTGGAATACTTGGATCTCATGTCTCGAAAGGGTGAAGTAGCAGCGACATTGAACCTAGGAAAGATGTACTATGACGGCGCCAGGTCCCTTCCAAAGAACTATAAGAAGGCAATGAGGTATTTCAAGCAGGTGACAAAACGATACTGGAATAAGGATGGATCGCTCAACCCGAACCACCCCGTTGGGATCGAGAAAGCAGCCGCCAAAGCGGCCGGTCATATTGGCCTCATGTATCTACGCGGTGAAGGTGTAGACCAAAATTTCGATACCGCCTATGCCTGGTTCAAACTCGGGTTAGCCAACGGAGATTCGCTCTGCCAGCACCAAATTGGGCTCATGCATCTGCATGGTTACGGAATGCCGCAAGACGCTTTCAAAGCATCGTCCTACTTCAAAGCGGCAGCCGATCAAGATTTTCCGGCGTCCGAAACCCGGCTGGGCGCGTTGTTCCTAGACCAAGGTGATGTTGTGACAGCTACGAAATACTTCGAGCTGGCTGCACgttggggatggatggaagcaTTCTATTATTTAGCGGAGCTAGCCAACAGCGGCGTTGGGCGACAGAGGCATTGCGGGCTGGCTGCATCTTATTATAAGATGGTCGCGGAGAAGGCAGAAATTATTCACTCTTCCTTCACCGAGGCAAATGACGCATATGAGAGTGGCGACAAAGAGGGAGCATTTATTCCAACTCTCATGGCCGCAGAACAAGGGTATGAGAATGCCCAGGCGAATGTTGCATTCATTCTCGACGAGCAGCGCTCATTGTTACCACTGGAGATCATCCTCCCTGGGGCAAAGAAGCCTCGCCCGTCATTACTCCGAAATGCCGCTTTAGCTCTTATTCAATGGACTCGCTCAGCTAAGCAGGCGAATATCGACTCTCTGCTCAAAATGGGCGACTATTACCTGAGCGGGACTGGCATCACCATTGATGCCGAAAAAGCTTCGACTTGTTACCACACGGCTGCTGAAGCTCATTACAGTGCGCAGGCGTATTGGAATCTTGGCTGGATGCATGAAAATGGAGTTGCCGTTGAGCAGGACTTCCATATGGCCAAGAGATACTACGATCTTGCGTTGGCGACAAACCATGAAGCATACTTGCCCGTTAAGCTAAGCTTGCTGAAACTTCGGGCACGAAGTGCGTGGAACAGCTTCACCAATGGAAAGATCAACTCCAttcgagaagatgatg AGCCCAAGCCCCGCCGCACTTTTAGCGAATGGGTCGCTGCATTCATTGAGAACGACGAAGAGCAAGATGCCGCGTACCGCGCACAACTGTATAAACAGGGCGAagcggacgatgatgatatgtTATCAGGAGACTACCATCGTCTGGACGACCACGAGGATGGTTATTATGACGACCTCGAGCTTGACATTGACGAAAGCGTTTTGGAAGGCCTTATCATTCTATCCTTGGCTGCAACTCTTATGGTGTTGGTGTACCTGCGGCAGCAACGGAATAATCGCCAAAGACCAAACGATAACCAGAACGCCAACGCAGCCGGGCAAGCCAATGGGAACGACCGGGGCTTCTTCCCTCGCCCTGGGGAACCTGAGTTTGCTCAATGGGTGGCCGGAGGAGTTGGTCATTAG
- the RPB1 gene encoding DNA-directed RNA polymerase II subunit RPB1 (COG:K;~EggNog:ENOG410PGUD;~InterPro:IPR007066,IPR000684,IPR007073,IPR007075, IPR038593,IPR007081,IPR007080,IPR007083,IPR038120, IPR000722,IPR042102,IPR006592;~PFAM:PF05000,PF04998,PF05001,PF04997,PF04992, PF04983,PF04990,PF00623;~go_function: GO:0003677 - DNA binding [Evidence IEA];~go_function: GO:0003899 - DNA-directed 5'-3' RNA polymerase activity [Evidence IEA];~go_process: GO:0006351 - transcription, DNA-templated [Evidence IEA];~go_process: GO:0006366 - transcription by RNA polymerase II [Evidence IEA]) yields MANVYFPYSKAPLRTIKEIQFGLFSPEEIKRMSVVHVEYPETMDEQRQRPRTKGLNDPRMGTIDRQWNCETCEEGQKECPGHFGHIELATPVFHIGFLTKIKKLLETVCHNCGKIKANTSDSKFLDALRIRDPKRRFDHIWRLSKDVLICEADPPPDDDEYGKESSKPARHHGGCGNAQPTVRKEGISLVGTWKPSKSMMDEMDMQQPEKKTLTPQLALNVFRNITHEDVRIMGLSNDYARPEWMVLTVLPVPPPPVRPSVLVGGSTSGQRGEDDLTYKLAEIVRANQNVQRCEQEGAPEHVVREFESLLQYHIATYMDNDIAGQPKAMQKSNRPVKAIRSRLKGKEGRLRQNLMGKRVDFSARTVITGDPNLSLDEVGVPRSIARTLTYPEVVTPYNIEKLQQLVMNGPNEHPGARYIVRDNGERIDLRHAKRAGGQQLLYGWKVERHVMDGDVILFNRQPSLHKESMMGHRVRVMPYSTFRLNLSVTTPYNADFDGDEMNLHVPQSEESRAELSQLALVPHNIVSPQRNGPLMGIVQDTLCGIYKICRRDIFLSKEQVMNTMMWVPDWDGVIPPPAILKPRPRWTGKQMISMALPSGLNLLRVDKDGSPLAEKFSPLNDGGLLIHSGQLMYGMLSKKTVGASGGGVIHTIFNEYGSDTAVAFFNGAQAIVGYWLLHNGFSIGIGDTIPDELTIQRIENCVRVRKQEVEEITTSATDNTLEALPGMNVRETFESKVSRALNNARDEAGSETEKSLKDLNNAIQMARSGSKGSTINISQMTAVVGQQSVEGKRIPFGFKYRTLPHFTKDDYSPESRGFVENSYLRGLTPTEFFFHAMAGREGLIDTAVKTAETGYIQRKLVKALEEVMVKYDGTVRNSLGDIIQFIYGEDGLDGAHIENQRVDIIKCSDNQFRDRFRVDLMDPERSLGPEVLEQANEIAGDVEVQRYLDEEWEDLLKSRAFLRSVAKEDEEMMQLPINVQRILEMARTTFRIREGTISDLHPAEVIPQVQSLLDRLWIVRGNDDISQEAQDSATLLFKAQLRSRLAFRRLVTEYSMNKLAFQHVLGAIESRFAKAAAAPGEMVGVLAAQSIGEPATQMTLNTFHFAGVSSKNVTLGVPRLKEILNVATNIKTPSMTVYQEPARSYDKEGAKQLRSAVEHTSLRSITEATEIYYDPDIQSTVIENDRDMVESYFIIPEDVTDDSSRQSKWLLRIILSRPQLLDKGLTVQDVATKIKQAYPKDIAVIFSDNNADEQVIRIRQIQDYKEDEEDDDIEYDVTLKKLEQHLLDTLTLRGVSGVERAFINEKSKVRVLEDGSLFTSKTDPLCKEWVLETSGSSLGEVLAIPGVDASRTYSNQFIEIFEVFGIEAARTAVLRELTQVLAFDGSYVNHRHLALLVDVMTVRGYLTPVTRHGINRADNGALMRCSFEETVEILLEAAAFGELDDCRGVSENLILGQMAPAGTGEFDVYLDQGMLNTVVSNNARYGVMGALGAKDAIISDGAATQYDTGSPMQESAYIGTADPDSNFSPIRQAGAETPGGFTEYQPSGAFGGGFSPAATSPAGYSPSSPFSANPTSPGYSPTSSYSPTSPGMGITSPRFMTSPGFSPASPSFAPTSPAYSPTSPAFGQASPTSPSYSPTSPGFSPTSPNYSPTSPSFSPASPAFSPTSPSYSPTSPAVGGARHLSPTSPTSPKYTPTSPGWSPTSPQSYSPTSPNFSGSPTSPGGPTSPGYSPTSPAYSPTSPRQ; encoded by the exons ATGGCGAACGTCTACTTTCCCTACTCCAAGGCGCCTTTGCGCACAATCAAGGAAATCCAGTTTGGTCTCTTCTCACCCGAGGAGATCAAGCGAATGAGTGTGGTGCATGTGGAATACCCCGAGACAATG GATGAGCAAAGGCAACGCCCACGAACCAAAGGTCTTAATGATCCGCGTATGGGAACTATTGACCGACAATGGAACTGCGAGACCTGTGAAGAAGGTCAGAAGGAGTGCCCGGGGCACTTCGGACATATTGAGCTAGCCACTCCGGTCTTCCACATCG GTTTCTTGACGAAAATCAAGAAGTTGCTTGAGACGGTCTGCCACAACTGTGGCAAGATCAAAGCCAACACG TCCGATTCGAAGTTCTTAGATGCCCTGCGGATTCGAGACCCGAAGCGACGATTTGACCACATCTGGCGGCTTTCGAAGGATGTTTTGATTTGCGAGGCGGACCCACCTCCGGACGATGACGAGTACGGCAAGGAAAGCTCAAAACCTGCGAGGCATCACGGTGGATGCGGCAATGCGCAGCCGACCGTTCGGAAGGAAGGTATATCGCTTGTTGGAACATGGAAGCCCTCGAAGAGCATGATGGATGAAATGGACATGCAACAACCTGAGAAGAAAACTCTCACTCCTCAACTTGCGCTTAACGTCTTCCGCAACATTACCCACGAAGATGTTCGCATCATGGGTTTGAGCAATGACTATGCGCGTCCTGAGTGGATGGTTCTTACGGTGTTGCCTGTCCCACCTCCTCCTGTTCGTCCCAGTGTGCTTGTCGGTGGTAGCACTTCTGGCCAACGAGGTGAGGATGATTTGACCTATAAACTGGCTGAAATCGTCCGAGCAAACCAGAATGTCCAGCGTTGTGAGCAGGAAGGTGCCCCAGAGCACGTCGTGCGCGAATTCGAGTCTTTGCTCCAGTACCACATTGCTACGTACATGGACAACGATATCGCCGGCCAGCCAAAGGCTATGCAAAAGTCTAACCGACCTGTCAAAGCTATTCGAAGCCGCTTAAAGGGTAAGGAGGGTCGTCTGCGTCAAAACTTGATGGGAAAGCGTGTAGACTTCTCTGCACGTACTGTGATCACTGGTGATCCAAACCTGTCCCTTGACGAAGTCGGTGTTCCAAGGAGTATTGCGAGGACACTGACTTACCCTGAAGTTGTCACGCCTTACAACATTGAGAAACTGCAGCAGCTTGTTATGAATGGCCCGAATGAGCACCCTGGCGCTCGGTACATTGTCCGGGACAATGGTGAGCGCATCGATCTTCGACACGCAAAGCGGGCAGGTGGGCAACAGCTCTTGTATGGTTGGAAAGTCGAACGCCACGTCATGGATGGGGATGTCATTCTTTTCAACCGACAGCCGTCCCTTCACAAAGAATCCATGATGGGTCATCGCGTTAGGGTGATGCCTTACTCGACCTTCAGGCTCAATCTTTCTGTTACCACTCCTTACAACGCTGATTTTGATGGCGACGAAATGAACTTGCACGTCCCTCAAAGCGAAGAGTCTCGAGCGGAGCTCAGCCAGCTTGCCCTTGTGCCTCACAACATCGTTTCTCCTCAGCGAAACGGCCCTCTTATGGGTATTGTGCAGGATACTCTCTGCGGTATCTACAAGATCTGTCGCCGTGACATTTTCCTCAGCAAGGAGCAGGTCATGAATACTATGATGTGGGTGCCTGATTGGGATGGTGTTATTCCCCCGCCTGCGATCTTGAAGCCTAGACCTAGGTGGACAGGAAAGCAGATGATCAGCATGGCGCTTCCATCTGGTCTTAACCTTCTGCGAGTTGATAAAGACGGCTCTCCACTTGCTGAGAAGTTCTCCCCTCTTAACGATGGTGGGCTCCTTATTCATAGTGGACAGTTGATGTATGGAATGCTTTCGAAGAAGACTGTCGGTGCGAGTGGTGGCGGTGTCATCCACACTATCTTCAATGAATATGGGTCAGATACTGCTGTTGCTTTCTTCAACGGTGCTCAAGCAATTGTCGGCTACTGGTTACTTCACAACGGATTTAGCATCGGTATCGGTGACACTATTCCTGACGAGCTCACGATCCAGCGCATTGAGAACTGTGTGCGTGTTCGGAAGCAGGAAGTCGAGGAAATCACCACTAGCGCAACTGACAACACCCTCGAAGCCCTTCCTGGTATGAACGTGCGTGAAACCTTTGAGAGTAAGGTCTCACGAGCGCTTAACAACGCTCGTGATGAAGCTGGTAGCGAGACCGAGAAAAGTTTGAAGGATTTGAACAACGCCATTCAAATGGCTCGTTCTGGTTCGAAGGGTTCAACGATCAACATCTCACAGATGACTGCTGTGGTGGGTCAACAATCCGTTGAGGGTAAACGTATTCCGTTTGGTTTCAAATACCGCACTTTGCCGCACTTTACGAAAGATGACTActctccagaatccagagGGTTCGTTGAGAACTCATATCTTCGTGGCTTAACCCCCACAgagttcttcttccacgctATGGCTGGTAGAGAAGGTTTGATCGATACTGCTGTCAAGACCGCCGAAACTGGTTATATTCAGCGTAAGCTGGTTAAAGCCCTTGAAGAGGTTATGGTCAAGTATGACGGCACCGTCCGTAACTCGTTGGGTGATATTATTCAGTTCATTTACGGAGAGGATGGTCTCGATGGTGCACATATCGAGAACCAGCGCGTTGATATTATCAAGTGCTCGGACAACCAATTTAGAGATCGGTTCCGTGTTGACCTCATGGATCCCGAGCGCAGCCTCGGCCCTGAAGTGTTGGAGCAAGCCAACGAAATTGCTGGCGATGTTGAGGTCCAGAGATACTTGGACGAAGAATGGGAGGACCTACTAAAGTCTCGGGCCTTCCTTCGCAGTGTGGCTaaggaagacgaggagatgaTGCAACTTCCCATCAACGTTCAGCGTATCCTTGAAATGGCTCGAACCACCTTCAGAATTCGCGAAGGAACAATCAGTGATCTGCACCCTGCGGAAGTCATTCCTCAGGTGCAATCTCTACTTGATAGACTGTGGATTGTGCGCGGTAACGATGACATTTCCCAGGAGGCACAAGACAGTGCAACTCTGCTCTTCAAGGCCCAGCTGCGCAGTCGCCTTGCATTCCGCAGATTGGTAACCGAATACTCCATGAACAAACTTGCGTTCCAACACGTTCTTGGAGCCATTGAGTCTCGTTTTGCCAAGGCGGCCGCGGCCCCAGGCGAGATGGTCGGTGTTCTGGCCGCTCAGTCCATTGGTGAGCCGGCTACTCAAATGACATTGAACACCTTCCACTTTGCTGGTGTTTCGTCGAAGAACGTTACCCTTGGTGTGCCTCGTCTAAAGGAAATCCTGAACGTTGCGACCAACATCAAGACCCCGTCCATGACTGTCTACCAAGAACCTGCACGTTCTTATGACAAGGAAGGGGCCAAGCAGCTTCGTAGCGCTGTTGAGCACACCAGTTTGCGATCCATCACGGAGGCGACGGAGATCTACTATGATCCTGACATCCAGTCCACAGTCATCGAAAACGACCGGGATATGGTTGAATCTTACTTCATTATTCCGGAAGATGTCACCGATGACTCGTCTCGCCAGTCTAAGTGGTTACTTCGTATCATTCTGAGCCGCCCGCAGCTTCTTGACAAGGGCCTCACTGTGCAAGACGTCGCTACTAAGATCAAACAGGCCTACCCCAAGGATATCGCTGTCATCTTCAGTGACAACAACGCAGACGAACAGGTCATCCGTATCCGCCAGATCCAGGATTacaaggaagatgaggaggacgatgacatcgAGTACGATGTTACATTGAAGAAACTGGAGCAACACCTTCTGGACACACTGACCCTGCGTGGTGTTTCTGGAGTTGAGCGtgccttcatcaacgagaaGAGCAAGGTCCGTGTCCTGGAAGACGGGTCCTTGTTCACTAGCAAGACGGACCCGTTGTGTAAAGAGTGGGTGCTTGAAACCAGTGGTTCTTCTCTTGGTGAAGTTCTGGCGATTCCGGGCGTCGATGCTAGCCGAACATACTCGAATCAGTTCATTGAAATTTTTGAGGTGTTTGGTATTGAGGCAGCGCGAACTGCTGTTCTCCGTGAGTTGACGCAAGTGTTGGCTTTCGACGGATCCTACGTCAACCACCGTCACTTGGCACTTTTGGTCGACGTGATGACTGTGCGAGGCTACCTGACTCCAGTCACTCGTCACGGTATCAACCGTGCCGATAACGGTGCGCTTATGCGTTGCTCTTTCGAAGAGACGGTTGAGATTCTTCTAGAGGCCGCGGCCTTTGGTGAACTTGACGACTGCCGTGGTGTATCGGAGAACTTGATTCTGGGACAAATGGCACCCGCGGGTACTGGCGAGTTCGACGTCTACCTTGACCAGGGCATGCTCAACACTGTTGTCTCGAATAATGCTCGCTACGGAGTCATGGGTGCTCTGGGTGCAAAGGATGCAATTATTTCGGACGGCGCTGCGACGCAGTACGATACTGGCTCGCCTATGCAGGAAAGTGCCTATATTGGTACTGCCGACCCCGACTCGAACTTCTCTCCCATCCGCCAGGCGGGTGCTGAGACTCCTGGTGGCTTTACGGAGTACCAGCCCTCAGGCGCctttggtggtggattcAGTCCTGCTGCCACCAGCCCGGCAGGATACTCTCCTAGCAGTCCGTTCAGTGCCAACCCTACGTCGCCTGGATATTCTCCAACGTCCAGCTACTCTCCTACGTCGCCAGGCATGGGTATCACCAGCCCTCGGTTCATGACATCTCCGGGATTCTCTCCCGCCAGTCCGTCATTTGCACCGACATCGCCGGCCTACTCTCCAACGTCGCCGGCGTTTGGGCAGGCTTCACCGACGTCACCCTCGTATTCCCCTACTTCACCCGGGTTCTCACCGACTTCTCCAAACTACAGCCCTACCTCGCCGAGTTTCAGTCCTGCTTCACCAGCTTTCAGCCCAACCTCGCCAAGTTACAGTCCTACCAGTCCGGCTGTTGGTGGTGCCAGACACTTGTCTCCTACTTCGCCTACCTCTCCGAAATACACCCCTACGTCTCCTGGGTGGTCGCCTACAAGCCCCCAGTCGTACTCTCCCACGTCCCCTAACTTTTCCGGCTCGCCGACCTCGCCTGGAGGCCCAACATCTCCTGGTTACAGCCCGACGTCGCCGGCCTATAGCCCTAC ATCTCCTCGCCAGTGA
- the SWD1 gene encoding Set1-mediated histone H3-K4 methylation subunit Swd1 (BUSCO:EOG09262XRU;~COG:S;~EggNog:ENOG410PF85;~InterPro:IPR037850,IPR036322,IPR015943,IPR019775, IPR001680,IPR017986;~PFAM:PF00400;~go_component: GO:0048188 - Set1C/COMPASS complex [Evidence IEA];~go_function: GO:0005515 - protein binding [Evidence IEA]), which yields MNLSLIDPFVLAQDYPDTLSEKLRSGHATCLRFNRKGDYLASGRVDGTVVIFDVETNGVARKLKGHVRQIQSLSWSRDGRYILSSSQDWKCILWDLKDGSRVRTVRFEAPVYIAELHPYNHLLFVASLFEDQPVLVDISSRKPVKRILPSAPFRAAPSKDEEVDPAVAAKQAAQDAKHSTCVTVFTALGNHIIAGTSKGWINLIETQTCTTIHSTKLCSGVIILLRLASNGRDLLINSSDRVIRTILMPDLSQLGIDLEPTNIKLQVEHKFQDVVNRLSWNHVAFSSTGEFVTASTFMNPDIYVWERSHGSLVKILEGPREELGVVEWHPTRPFVVACGLESGCIYTWSIVTPQKWSALAPDFGEVEENVNYIEREDEFDIHPAEEIHQRRLDAEDEEPDVLTIEPIKGGVGDDEIESFRMPVLLDISDSESEEDIIAVGPGTMRRRSPGGARDKVNGENGTVAAGRGAKGGRRR from the exons ATGAACCTCTCTCTTATCGACCCGTTTGTCCTGGCTCAGGACTATCCGGACACATTATCAGAGAAACTGA gAAGTGGTCACGCGACATGTCTACGATTCAATCGCAAGGGAGACTATCTGGCGTCTGGACGA GTGGATGGCACAGTTGTTATATTTGATGTCGAGACAAATGGAGTTGCGCGCAAGCTCAAGGGTCACGTTAGACAAATCCAATCGCTCAG CTGGTCTAGAGACGGTCGCTATATTCTGAGCTCATCGCAAGACTGGAAGTGTATTCTGTGGGATCTGAAAGATGGTTCCCGGGTACGCACAGTCCGGTTTGAAGCTCCCGTATATATCGCAGAACTACATCCTTACAACCA TCTATTATTCGTAGCCTCCCTCTTCGAAGACCAGCCCGTTCTCGTGGACATCTCATCCCGCAAACCTGTCAAACGcatcctcccctccgccCCATTTCGCGCCGCGCCCTCtaaagatgaagaagtcgatCCAGCCGTCGCCGCCAAACAAGCGGCACAAGATGCGAAACATTCAACCTGTGTCACAGTTTTCACTGCACTCGGTAACCATATCATAGCCGGCACGTCGAAAGGCTGGATCAACCTCATCGAAACGCAAACCTGCACCACCATCCACTCCACCAAACTCTGCAGCGGCGTTattatcctcctccgtctggCCAGCAACGGCCGCgacctcctcatcaacagctcTGACCGCGTTATCCGCACAATCCTCATGCCCGACCTCTCCCAACTCGGCATCGATCTCGAACCAACAAATATAAAGCTCCAAGTCGAGCACAAATTCCAAGACGTTGTCAACCGCCTTAGCTGGAACCACgtcgccttctcctcaaccggCGAATTCGTCACCGCCTCCACCTTCATGAACCCCGACATCTACGTCTGGGAACGCAGCCACGGCTCCCTCGTCAAAATCCTCGAAGGGCCCCGCGAAGAACTCGGCGTCGTAGAATGGCACCCAACCCGCCCCTTCGTCGTCGCATGCGGCCTCGAATCCGGCTGCATCTACACCTGGTCCATCGTGACCCCACAGAAATGGTCCGCCCTCGCGCCTGATTTCGGCGAAGTCGAAGAAAACGTCAACTACATCGAACGCGAGGATGAGTTTGATATCCACCCGGCCGAGGAAATCCACCAGCGCCGTCTCGacgcagaagatgaagaaccTGACGTCCTCACCATCGAGCCAATAAAGGGCGGCGtcggcgacgacgagatTGAGTCCTTCCGCATGCCCGTCCTACTCGATATCTCCGACAGCGAAAGCGAGGAAGACATCATTGCCGTAGGACCGGGGACGATGCGCCGTCGGAGTCCAGGTGGTGCACGGGATAAAGTAAATGGCGAGAATGGGACGGTGGCTGCAGGTCGAGGCGCGAAAGgggggcggcggcggtga
- a CDS encoding class I SAM-dependent methyltransferase (COG:S;~EggNog:ENOG410PNGW;~InterPro:IPR029063;~PFAM:PF13489): MFGKGPVGPRPPAMTSPSPAHNHYSYHSPTSSEIGRSRQNSDAMDIQALTERESGARYGAIGGPWNRNGSPSMSPNYSNNGERTQFHEENGRTYHGFRRGMYFLPCDEQEQDRLDIFHKLFTVARVSESLIYAPHPGNGRFLDLGCGTGIWAIEVASKYPDAFVAGVDLAPIQPPNHPKNCEFYSPFDFEAPWAMGEDSWDLIHLQMGCGSVMGWPNLYQRIFSHLRPGAWFEQVEIDFEPRCDDRSLDGLALRHWYQYLKQATAETMRPIAHSSRDTIKYLQDVGFTDIDHQIVGLPLNPWHQDEHERKVARWYNLAVSESIENLSIAPFSRVFGWPVEKIQQLASDVKTEAFNKEIHAYNILHIYQARKPLR; encoded by the exons ATGTTTGGAAAGGGTCCGGTGGGACCTCGACCCCCCGCCATGACCTCCCCCTCGCCAGCGCACAATCACTACAGCTACCActctccaacttccagcGAAATAGGTCGCTCCAGGCAGAATTCGGACGCGATGGACATTCAGGCTCTTACTGAGCGCGAGTCGGGCGCGAGGTACGGGGCAATTGGCGGGCCCTGGAATCGGAATGGGTCTCCAAGTATGAGTCCCAACTATAGCAA CAACGGCGAGCGAACCCAATTCCATGAAGAGAACGGCCGCACCTACCATGGCTTCCGCAGGGGCATGTATTTCCTCCCGTGCGACGAGCAAGAGCAGGACCGCCTCGACATCTTCCATAAACTTTTTACGGTAGCGCGCGTATCGGAAAGCCTGATCTACGCGCCCCATCCTGGCAACGGCCGTTTCTTAGACCTAGGGTGTGGAACTGGTATCTGGGCGATCGAAGTAGCAAGCAAATACCCTGACGCCTTCGTTGCCGGCGTGGATCTGGCTCCCATCCAACCCCCGAATCACCCGAAGAACTGCGAGTTCTATTCACCCTTCGACTTCGAGGCCCCTTGGGCGATGGGCGAGGATTCGTGGGACCTCATCCATCTACAGATGGGTTGCGGCAGTGTCATGGGCTGGCCGAACTTGTACCAGAGGATCTTCTCACACCTTCGCCCGGGAGCCTGGTTCGAGCAGGTCGAAATTGATTTCGAGCCCCGCTGCGATGATCGGTCACTGGACGGATTGGCCCTGCGCCATTGGTATCAATACCTGAAGCAGGCGACAGCGGAAACCATGCGCCCGATTGCTCATAGCTCTCGCGACACCATCAAATACCTCCAGGACGTCGGCTTCACGGATATCGACCACCAAATTGTCGGTCTCCCGCTCAACCCGTGGCATCAAGACGAGCACGAGAGGAAGGTCGCGCGATGGTATAATCTAGCCGTCTCAGAGAGCATCGAAAATCTCAGTATAGCCCCGTTTAGTCGCGTCTTTGGCTGGCCCGTGGAGAAAATCCAGCAGCTCGCCTCGGACGTCAAAACTGAGGCATTCAACAAGGAAATCCACGCCTACAATATCCTGCACATATACCAAGCGCGGAAACCATTGAGATAA